In Piliocolobus tephrosceles isolate RC106 chromosome 4, ASM277652v3, whole genome shotgun sequence, the following are encoded in one genomic region:
- the NDUFA2 gene encoding NADH dehydrogenase [ubiquinone] 1 alpha subcomplex subunit 2, whose amino-acid sequence MAAAAASRGIGAKLGLREIRIHLCQRSPSSQGVRDFIEKRYVELKKANPNLPILIRECSDVQPKLWARYAFGQEKNVPLNNFSADQVTRALENVLSAKP is encoded by the exons ATGGCGGCGGCCGCAGCGAGTCGAGGAATCGGGGCAAAGCTGGGCCTGCGTGAGATTCGCATCCACTTATGTCAGCGCTCGCCCAGCAGCCAGGGCGTCAG GGACTTCATTGAGAAACGCTATGTGGAGCTAAAGAAGGCGAATCCCAACCTACCCATCCTAATCCGCGAATGCTCGGATGTGCAGCCCAAGCTCTGGGCCCGCTACG CATTTGGCCAAGAGAAGAATGTCCCTTTGAACAACTTCAGTGCTGATCAGGTAACCAGAGCCCTGGAGAACGTGCTAAGTGCTAAACCCTGA